A single window of Vigna unguiculata cultivar IT97K-499-35 chromosome 1, ASM411807v1, whole genome shotgun sequence DNA harbors:
- the LOC114183160 gene encoding B3 domain-containing transcription factor VRN1-like, whose product MWVESSILMEDRRRKHGGRSAKRESNHFLKVILPSAIHANQTRIPEEFIKRFGNELSTVATITVPDGCVWKMRLEKCGKDVFFGSEWREFVNYYSLGYGSHLIFRYVGNSKFRVLIFDITAAEICYPRQTRGTNEPNSANWKRSKFENEQHDGHETKKKELMVGNGVATGDEDDVNLIRPSGAKVRKRKGDFSHGKQVKSGCRGNHSSWEIGKHVATPSDRLMPRNPFVTCTIKSSRLYVSTEFACKYLKPGVGMMLQNSNGEQWNVSCSCHSRSRALIISRGWAKFMRDNDLSEGDLCMLELMKRDPIVLRLTLHGKAQLIL is encoded by the exons ATGTGGGTAGAGTCCTCTATTCTAATGGAAGATCGGCGGAGAAAGCACGGCGGAAGGTCGGCGAAGAGGGAATCTAATCATTTTCTGAAGGTCATACTTCCCTCTGCTATTCATGCTAACCAAACg AGAATTCCCGAGGAATTTATAAAGAGATTTGGAAATGAACTATCAACTGTTGCTACAATTACTGTTCCTGATGGTTGTGTTTGGAAAATGAGGTTGGAGAAATGTGGTAAAGATGTTTTCTTCGGCAGCGAATGGCGAGAGTTTGTAAACTACTATTCTCTAGGGTATGGTTCCCACCTAATTTTCAGATATGTCGGGAACTCAAAATTTCGTGTTCTTATATTTGATATTACTGCTGCTGAGATTTGTTATCCTCGCCAAACTCGGGGCACTAATGAACCAAACTCGGCGAATTGGAAGAGGTCCAAGTTTGAGAATGAGCAGCACGACGGccatgaaacaaaaaagaaagagcTTATGGTGGGGAATGGGGTAGCAACTGGTGATGAAGATGATGTGAATTTAATACGTCCGAGTGGGGCTAAGGTAAGGAAGAGAAAAGGTGATTTTTCTCATGGGAAACAAGTCAAAAGTGGATGCAGAGGAAATCACTCTTCTTGGGAGATAGGAAAGCATGTTGCTACTCCTAGTGATAGATTGATGCCAAGAAACCCTTTTGTTACTTGTACCATCAAGTCTTCTCGATTG TATGTGTCAACTGAATTTGCTTGCAAGTATCTGAAGCCAGGTGTTGGTATGATGCTCCAAAATAGTAACGGAGAGCAGTGGAATGTTTCTTGCTCATGTCATAGCCGTAGCAGAGCATTAATAATATCGAGGGGATGGGCTAAATTTATGAGGGACAACGATCTATCAGAAGGAGATCTATGCATGTTGGAGTTGATGAAGAGGGACCCCATTGTGCTAAGATTGACTTTGCATGGCAAAGCTCAATTAATATTATGA